A stretch of the Terriglobia bacterium genome encodes the following:
- a CDS encoding acyltransferase: protein MRNEIKPAAASAPANKLLGLELLRFLAAFAILVYHYRQFAFVGDEEADLFLDQLPFHCLLGPLYESGPYAVRMFWCISGFIFFWKYRDAIADRLLDGWKFFVLRFSRLYPLHVATLVLVAALQPLYFHIHGYFFVYQNNDSMHFLLQLFMASNATSQHALSFNGPIWSISVEVLVYFFFFMMLLLTRSWLLNVALIALCQMIPGEVADCFAFFYAGGLAAMARQSAGS from the coding sequence GTGCGGAACGAAATAAAACCAGCGGCTGCCTCCGCCCCGGCAAACAAGCTCCTGGGATTGGAGTTGCTACGTTTCCTGGCGGCTTTTGCCATTCTGGTATATCACTATCGTCAGTTCGCCTTCGTGGGCGACGAGGAAGCCGATCTATTTCTGGATCAGCTGCCGTTCCATTGCCTGCTCGGCCCGCTCTACGAGAGCGGTCCGTACGCGGTCCGGATGTTCTGGTGCATAAGCGGCTTCATATTCTTCTGGAAATATCGCGACGCTATCGCCGATCGCTTGCTTGACGGCTGGAAATTCTTTGTCTTGCGTTTTTCACGGCTCTATCCGCTGCACGTCGCGACACTTGTGCTCGTGGCCGCTTTGCAGCCCCTGTATTTCCACATCCATGGATATTTCTTTGTCTATCAAAACAACGACTCCATGCATTTCCTGCTACAACTATTTATGGCGAGCAACGCCACTTCCCAGCATGCCCTCAGCTTCAACGGACCGATCTGGTCGATATCGGTCGAGGTGCTGGTCTATTTTTTCTTCTTCATGATGTTGCTGTTGACCCGGTCCTGGCTGCTCAATGTGGCGCTGATCGCTCTCTGCCAGATGATTCCCGGAGAGGTCGCGGACTGCTTTGCCTTCTTTTATGCCGGCGGGCTGGCGGCAATGGCGCGGCAATCCGCAGGCTCTTT